Proteins encoded in a region of the Flammeovirga yaeyamensis genome:
- the rfbG gene encoding CDP-glucose 4,6-dehydratase, with protein MEKMELKDILSKSYKNKKVFVTGHTGFKGAWLILLLHKLGAEVKGYALQPEERSLYNDISGDNFCESIIGDIRNQSNLIKELHAFQPDYVFHLAAQPLVLASYEHPVYTYETNVMGTVYLLDAIRQLEKKCHIVMITTDKVYENKEWLYPYRETDRLGGFDPYSSSKASSEIAIASFIKSFFPVEQYNQHQKAVAVVRAGNVIGGGDWAANRIIPDIVKALSNEETINVRNPRAVRPWQHVLEALIGYLQIGKKLSEEDDIAVWASAWNFGPLYDEFVDVETLVQNAVEIWGSGNYEAVEVKQPHEAKLLRLDCSKASNLLGWQPQKNASEAINFTIQWYKAVLQEKIPASDYTNQQIDEYLG; from the coding sequence ATGGAAAAAATGGAACTAAAGGATATATTATCAAAATCGTATAAGAATAAGAAAGTTTTTGTTACCGGGCATACTGGATTTAAAGGGGCATGGCTTATTCTTTTATTACATAAGTTAGGAGCAGAAGTAAAAGGATATGCATTGCAACCTGAAGAAAGATCATTATATAATGATATATCAGGTGATAATTTTTGCGAATCTATAATTGGAGACATTAGAAATCAAAGTAATCTAATAAAAGAACTACATGCTTTTCAGCCTGATTATGTTTTTCACCTTGCTGCTCAGCCTTTAGTATTAGCTTCATATGAACATCCGGTGTATACCTATGAAACAAATGTAATGGGTACCGTGTATTTGTTGGATGCTATTAGACAGTTGGAAAAAAAATGCCATATTGTAATGATCACAACAGATAAGGTGTATGAAAATAAAGAATGGCTCTATCCTTACAGAGAAACAGATCGTTTAGGTGGTTTCGATCCTTATAGTTCTAGTAAAGCAAGTTCAGAGATTGCTATAGCCTCTTTTATAAAAAGTTTTTTTCCTGTTGAACAGTATAATCAACATCAAAAAGCAGTTGCTGTGGTGAGAGCTGGAAATGTAATAGGTGGAGGAGACTGGGCAGCCAATAGAATCATTCCTGATATTGTTAAGGCATTGTCAAATGAAGAAACAATAAATGTACGAAATCCAAGAGCAGTAAGACCATGGCAACATGTTTTAGAAGCATTGATTGGCTATTTACAGATTGGGAAAAAGTTATCAGAAGAAGATGATATTGCAGTCTGGGCAAGTGCTTGGAATTTCGGTCCTCTTTATGATGAATTTGTGGATGTAGAAACATTAGTTCAGAATGCTGTGGAAATTTGGGGAAGTGGTAATTATGAAGCAGTCGAAGTAAAACAGCCTCATGAAGCAAAACTGTTAAGGCTAGACTGTTCTAAAGCATCTAATTTATTGGGGTGGCAACCTCAAAAAAATGCTTCTGAAGCCATTAATTTCACTATTCAATGGTATAAGGCAGTACTTCAAGAGAAAATTCCAGCATCAGACTATACTAATCAACAAATAGACGAATATTTAGGATGA
- the rfbF gene encoding glucose-1-phosphate cytidylyltransferase, protein MKVVIFAGGLGSRISEESHLKPKPMIEIGGKPILWHIMKIYQSHGYTDFIVCLGYKGYIIKEYFANYFLHNADVTFDLANNQMEIHKANAENLKVTLVDTGLNTMTAGRLQKVKSYLEGEEEFMLTYGDGVSNVDITALVNFHRQHGKIATVTAIQPAGKFGVLETNSNEEVTGFVEKPNSGGAWINGGFFVLKSDVFKYLEGNMEDEMWEQKPMKGLTQDQELVAYHHHGFWKCMDILRDKVELEKMWITNPQWKKWN, encoded by the coding sequence ATGAAAGTTGTGATTTTTGCAGGTGGTTTAGGTTCCAGAATATCAGAGGAGTCACACTTAAAACCCAAACCAATGATTGAAATTGGAGGAAAACCAATTTTATGGCATATAATGAAAATATACCAGTCTCATGGTTACACTGATTTTATAGTTTGTTTAGGCTATAAGGGGTATATTATAAAGGAATATTTCGCAAATTACTTTCTACATAATGCAGATGTAACATTTGATTTAGCCAATAATCAGATGGAAATACATAAAGCAAATGCTGAGAATTTGAAAGTAACTTTAGTGGATACTGGTTTGAATACAATGACTGCCGGTAGATTACAAAAAGTAAAATCCTATTTAGAAGGAGAGGAGGAATTTATGCTAACTTATGGAGATGGTGTGTCAAATGTTGATATTACAGCATTAGTGAATTTTCATCGTCAACATGGGAAAATAGCTACAGTCACAGCGATACAACCAGCGGGTAAGTTCGGGGTCTTAGAAACAAATAGTAATGAAGAAGTTACAGGATTTGTTGAAAAACCCAATAGTGGAGGAGCTTGGATTAATGGAGGCTTTTTTGTTCTAAAATCGGATGTATTTAAATATCTTGAAGGGAATATGGAAGATGAAATGTGGGAACAGAAGCCTATGAAAGGGTTAACCCAAGATCAAGAATTGGTTGCTTATCACCATCATGGTTTTTGGAAGTGTATGGATATACTAAGAGATAAGGTTGAGTTAGAAAAAATGTGGATTACAAATCCTCAATGGAAAAAATGGAACTAA
- a CDS encoding ABC transporter ATP-binding protein, protein MKIIIQTIQFIRSILPKDQKVKAIGVSILLFINSGLELIGLSAMLPVFAVLLEDNMVEKYAWANWIYTTFGLTDDKQLIILLTSFLFVIVLLKNVGGMFIIKWQSEFAMGLYGDFAKRLHQIYYRKGFAFFKEENSNVLFRNIHLATQNFANQQLLGVLNVLNEIVILLLIVFGIAYYDLNIMMLLAVIVIPTFFIFYKYVQRKSIAISDVRRDVNPRLSKNIFQSIFGYVDVLISGSENTFRERITNDVDALAETNIRANIYNLAPTRVIESSLMLAILVMNVYGVYYLDSRLELLQLLGVFAIAGFRIMPSINRMMTYINGLNQNKWTFEVLKPLKKEVHYKRPTQKEITFKKELYLDNISFRYDDADENVISNFSLKIKKGETIGLIGSSGSGKTTIMNILLGFLKVSDGKYLVDDVVYDETYEDDFYHKVGYVQQNVYIIDGTLAENVAFGCTVEEIDFEKVKVVLQKASLWEVANELSDGVNTRIGENGTKLSGGQRQRVGIARALYFDAEILFFDEATSALDNETEKEITESINSLSHTDDLTIIIIAHRLSTLEECDRIIDLTPEVVE, encoded by the coding sequence ATGAAAATAATAATACAAACCATACAATTTATCCGATCAATTCTCCCTAAAGATCAAAAGGTTAAAGCTATTGGTGTAAGTATTTTACTCTTTATAAATTCTGGATTAGAACTCATAGGTCTTAGTGCGATGTTGCCTGTGTTTGCGGTATTATTGGAAGATAATATGGTTGAAAAATATGCTTGGGCGAATTGGATTTACACTACATTTGGTCTGACAGATGATAAACAACTTATCATATTACTTACTTCTTTCTTATTTGTTATTGTTCTTCTTAAAAATGTAGGAGGGATGTTCATAATAAAGTGGCAAAGTGAATTTGCAATGGGTTTATATGGCGATTTTGCTAAACGATTACATCAGATATACTATAGAAAAGGGTTTGCTTTTTTTAAAGAAGAGAATTCAAATGTTTTATTTCGTAACATCCATTTGGCAACTCAAAACTTTGCTAATCAACAACTTTTAGGCGTATTAAATGTATTAAATGAAATTGTTATTTTATTACTAATCGTTTTTGGTATTGCATATTACGATTTAAATATAATGATGCTTTTAGCTGTTATAGTCATTCCTACTTTTTTCATTTTTTATAAATACGTTCAAAGAAAATCAATCGCAATTAGTGACGTTAGACGTGATGTAAATCCCAGACTTAGTAAAAATATTTTCCAAAGCATTTTTGGATATGTAGATGTGCTGATATCTGGTTCAGAAAATACCTTTAGAGAAAGAATCACTAATGATGTTGACGCTTTAGCTGAAACTAATATTAGAGCTAATATATATAATTTAGCCCCAACTAGAGTAATTGAATCCTCATTAATGTTGGCTATTTTAGTAATGAATGTATACGGTGTATATTACCTAGATTCCCGCTTAGAGTTACTTCAACTTTTGGGTGTGTTTGCCATTGCGGGATTTAGAATCATGCCATCAATCAATAGAATGATGACCTATATAAATGGCTTAAATCAAAATAAATGGACATTTGAAGTACTAAAACCACTAAAAAAAGAAGTCCATTATAAAAGACCTACCCAAAAGGAAATTACCTTTAAGAAAGAGCTTTATTTGGATAATATTTCGTTTAGATATGATGATGCCGATGAAAATGTAATTTCAAATTTTTCTCTTAAGATTAAAAAGGGAGAGACCATTGGTTTAATAGGGTCTTCCGGTTCAGGTAAAACAACTATCATGAATATTTTACTTGGCTTTCTAAAAGTATCGGATGGAAAGTATTTAGTAGATGACGTTGTTTATGATGAGACCTATGAAGATGATTTTTACCACAAAGTGGGATATGTACAACAGAATGTATACATCATAGATGGAACATTAGCTGAGAATGTCGCTTTTGGTTGTACTGTTGAGGAGATTGATTTTGAAAAAGTGAAAGTTGTTCTTCAAAAAGCAAGTCTATGGGAAGTAGCTAATGAGCTATCAGATGGAGTAAATACCCGAATAGGAGAGAATGGTACTAAACTCTCTGGTGGACAAAGACAAAGAGTGGGTATTGCTAGAGCACTATATTTTGATGCTGAAATATTATTCTTTGATGAGGCTACATCAGCATTAGATAACGAAACAGAAAAAGAAATCACAGAATCTATCAATAGTTTATCTCATACTGACGATTTAACCATAATAATTATTGCTCATAGATTATCTACTTTAGAAGAATGTGATCGAATAATTGATTTAACACCAGAAGTTGTAGAATAG
- a CDS encoding T9SS type A sorting domain-containing protein, whose protein sequence is MKLFKEIYIKIIFLIFFISFQSFSQSTITDSLALVELFNQNQNNTLEWDLNKSLENWEGVILDGSRRVTTLNIPQKNITIIPINLGDLSELKQLLINRNEIRNLPSSLGKLTSLTRIHLADTKIESIDDFFISFNNLNRFDCQNSEISYISPNVKNLNSLNIGNISNNRLSYSSLNNFPESFLNKISYSPQRNTQNDTTIFFDNNYTIDSKDSLTNNNHQWYKNKIMLPNENNRYLTIYTNGDYQCVITNSDFSSLTEVKTANFSMVNSAPFKSDSLALESLSNNNPSNNLNWSPTIRVKDWTGVTHTGFLGDQVTKVDIDNQNLSELPTALQNLTGLDTLILSNNRFVFDKLYATQGLSPTNIFTYSPQANLGTEKSIGYTGTPVNLEVDLAVTDTSGNNIYQWYKDGQIISGANQRTYSTTEIGTYHCEITNSDFPILTLRQNNIFIFDQALFDQDSTIVRSIYENNPSNTLGWSLSDPISQWNGVNLRGGRVNSLHLSNTNLNSLPDNIQLLNKLDSIDISYNTFSALPTLWSNLTELVYLDVSHNQLTSLVDEVYILTQLLHLDISSNQIDFLNSIVGQLSQLDYLNVSNNNFTFDDLLKINKDNISNFTYSPQGAAGPEQFIATAGIIDISVDPSVDPLVSSNQYQWFYERNQLVGETSRTYTVDNQFGVYHVTIMNSELPSLLLRTSDINVSPDQVFTNDSLALITLMNENSDNTLSWNTSEPVGTWEGIKVDGYSSRVFYIDVWSKNITNFPSSISTLDSLKEINFGSNDIESIDEDFYTNDQLEYANFSNNHLPFSELDKVNIDPSNGNGQNFVYQNQKAIGVENSTVTLENGVNYLIIPDNLKAADDQYQWYRNGNLINNASNDSLWVNNIGEYNYTIKNSRYPNELLTSFSITVDGEVTSTNDAVKNNIKIYPNPTDGVLIIKSNNLSIEGIQVRDIQGKLLDNHLSSINSFEKQVNIENYPSGVYMISIHTDKGSSVFRVIKK, encoded by the coding sequence ATGAAATTATTTAAAGAAATATATATTAAAATCATATTTTTAATCTTTTTTATATCTTTCCAATCATTTTCACAATCAACAATAACTGATTCTTTAGCACTTGTTGAATTATTCAATCAAAACCAAAATAATACATTAGAATGGGACTTAAATAAATCTTTAGAGAATTGGGAAGGTGTTATTTTGGATGGTTCAAGAAGAGTTACTACTCTTAATATTCCACAAAAAAATATAACTATTATACCAATTAATTTAGGCGATTTAAGTGAGCTAAAACAACTATTAATTAATAGAAATGAAATAAGAAACCTACCATCATCACTTGGTAAACTAACAAGTTTAACAAGAATTCATTTGGCAGACACTAAAATTGAATCAATTGATGACTTTTTCATATCTTTTAATAACCTTAACAGGTTTGACTGTCAAAATAGTGAAATTTCATATATTTCTCCTAATGTAAAAAATTTAAATTCTTTAAATATTGGAAACATTTCAAATAACAGACTTTCTTATTCTTCACTAAATAATTTTCCTGAAAGTTTTTTAAATAAAATCTCATATTCACCACAAAGAAACACACAAAATGATACTACAATATTTTTTGATAACAATTATACTATTGATTCTAAAGACTCACTAACAAATAATAATCATCAATGGTATAAAAATAAAATTATGTTACCAAATGAAAACAATAGGTATCTTACTATATATACTAATGGTGATTACCAATGTGTTATTACAAATAGTGATTTTTCCTCACTTACTGAAGTTAAAACAGCAAATTTCAGTATGGTTAATTCTGCACCTTTTAAATCTGACTCCTTAGCATTAGAAAGCTTATCAAATAATAACCCTTCAAACAACCTAAACTGGTCTCCAACAATAAGAGTAAAAGATTGGACTGGAGTTACACACACCGGTTTCCTTGGTGATCAAGTCACAAAAGTAGATATTGACAATCAAAACCTATCTGAACTACCAACAGCACTTCAAAATCTTACAGGATTAGATACTTTAATCTTGTCCAACAATAGATTTGTATTTGACAAATTATATGCCACACAAGGACTATCTCCTACTAATATATTCACCTATTCACCTCAAGCAAATTTAGGTACCGAAAAATCAATTGGATATACTGGAACCCCTGTTAATCTTGAAGTAGACTTAGCAGTTACTGATACATCTGGAAATAATATTTATCAATGGTATAAGGATGGTCAAATTATAAGTGGTGCAAATCAAAGAACATATTCCACTACTGAAATTGGCACTTATCATTGTGAAATCACAAATAGTGATTTCCCTATTTTAACATTAAGACAAAATAATATTTTTATTTTTGATCAAGCATTATTCGATCAAGATTCAACAATAGTAAGATCTATTTATGAAAACAATCCCTCAAATACTTTAGGTTGGAGTTTGTCAGATCCAATTTCACAATGGAATGGTGTAAATCTAAGAGGAGGAAGGGTAAATAGTCTACATTTATCAAACACTAACTTAAATTCATTACCCGATAATATTCAATTATTAAACAAGCTTGATAGTATCGATATTAGTTACAATACATTTAGTGCTCTACCTACTTTATGGAGCAACCTCACTGAATTGGTTTATTTAGATGTATCTCATAATCAATTAACATCTTTAGTAGATGAAGTCTATATTTTAACTCAGTTATTACACCTTGATATTTCTTCTAATCAAATTGATTTCCTTAATAGTATTGTTGGTCAACTCTCCCAATTAGACTATTTAAATGTCTCCAATAATAATTTCACCTTCGATGATTTATTGAAGATTAATAAAGATAATATCTCAAATTTCACCTATTCACCTCAAGGAGCTGCAGGTCCAGAACAATTTATAGCAACTGCTGGTATAATTGATATTTCTGTTGACCCAAGTGTTGATCCTTTAGTAAGTTCCAATCAGTATCAATGGTTTTATGAAAGAAATCAATTAGTTGGTGAAACTAGCAGGACTTATACTGTAGATAATCAATTTGGTGTTTATCATGTGACCATTATGAATTCAGAGCTCCCTAGTTTATTATTAAGAACTTCAGATATCAATGTTTCACCAGATCAAGTTTTTACAAATGATTCTTTGGCTTTAATTACCTTGATGAATGAAAACTCTGATAATACACTCTCTTGGAACACTTCTGAGCCGGTGGGAACATGGGAAGGAATTAAAGTAGATGGCTATAGTTCAAGAGTATTTTATATTGACGTTTGGAGTAAGAATATTACCAATTTCCCATCATCGATTTCTACTTTAGATTCGCTAAAAGAGATTAATTTTGGATCAAACGATATTGAATCTATTGATGAAGATTTTTACACTAATGATCAATTAGAGTATGCTAATTTCTCTAACAATCATTTGCCCTTTTCCGAATTGGATAAAGTAAATATTGATCCAAGTAATGGTAATGGCCAAAACTTTGTTTATCAGAATCAAAAAGCTATTGGAGTTGAAAACTCAACCGTAACATTAGAAAACGGGGTAAATTACCTCATCATCCCTGATAATCTTAAAGCAGCAGATGATCAATATCAATGGTATAGAAATGGTAATTTGATCAATAACGCTTCAAATGACTCCCTTTGGGTGAATAATATTGGGGAATATAATTACACTATTAAAAATTCTAGATATCCGAATGAACTACTTACTTCATTTTCTATTACAGTAGATGGAGAAGTAACATCAACTAATGATGCAGTAAAGAATAATATTAAAATTTATCCAAACCCTACTGATGGTGTACTAATTATTAAGTCAAATAATCTATCTATAGAAGGTATTCAAGTGAGAGATATTCAAGGAAAATTATTAGATAATCATCTAAGCTCAATTAACTCTTTTGAGAAGCAAGTAAATATAGAAAATTATCCCTCCGGAGTATATATGATTAGTATACATACTGATAAAGGAAGTAGTGTATTTAGAGTGATTAAAAAGTAA
- a CDS encoding methylglyoxal synthase — protein MNNELKRVAMIAHDGRKAEMVGFFKDHMDILSDIKIVATGTTGSHLVKAGLEVDCKLSGPKGGDAQIAAMVAEGDVDAVFFFRDPLGKHPHEPDVQMLMRVCDLYDVPLATNPASGQLLMAGIRDVFKK, from the coding sequence ATGAACAACGAATTAAAAAGAGTGGCAATGATTGCCCATGATGGGAGAAAAGCAGAAATGGTGGGCTTTTTTAAAGATCATATGGATATTCTTTCTGACATAAAAATTGTAGCTACTGGTACAACAGGTAGTCATTTAGTAAAAGCAGGATTAGAAGTAGATTGTAAACTTTCTGGACCAAAAGGTGGTGATGCTCAAATTGCAGCAATGGTTGCTGAAGGTGATGTTGATGCAGTATTTTTCTTTAGAGATCCACTTGGAAAACACCCTCACGAGCCAGACGTTCAAATGTTGATGAGAGTTTGTGATTTATATGATGTGCCATTGGCAACAAACCCAGCTTCTGGACAGTTATTGATGGCGGGGATTAGAGATGTGTTTAAGAAGTAG
- a CDS encoding oligosaccharide flippase family protein codes for MSFLKNLTYEFSSKVLSQAVVLLGSVFMTRFLTPADYASFGIMVVIVVTLNVFQDFSLHEALIQKNQVSDRELSTAFWVILTLGFICFLTFNLSYYGLTFVFDDFTYQPLAAFILSLCFLFEGWGGLSMTKLKIDLKFKITSIVYTISSLSSTILGLIIAYQGYGIFALVWTFLLRYALQFTLFYFLCSWKPKVERTSLASFYPYMKTRSASVFLNNLFSQIDILLIQFVGSSLMLGSYVKAKSIQQQISNSLFQVVNNLLLPYFSKGNKTQSSKILFNRSILVTFLITFSIALFLFFTSEHLFVFFFGEVWRTSGQYFGLLSFLICTQSVYQIAEVYYNSLGETKFTLRVNMLGKGLFLGCLFVLYFFGILPFIISMILVNMLAILILKIKL; via the coding sequence TTGAGTTTTTTAAAGAACCTCACTTACGAATTTTCATCAAAAGTGCTTAGTCAAGCAGTGGTTTTGTTGGGATCAGTCTTCATGACTAGATTTCTAACACCAGCTGATTATGCCTCATTTGGTATAATGGTGGTCATTGTAGTGACTTTAAATGTTTTTCAAGACTTTTCTTTACATGAAGCACTCATACAAAAGAATCAGGTATCGGATAGAGAACTTTCCACAGCATTTTGGGTGATCTTGACTTTAGGCTTCATTTGTTTTTTGACATTCAATCTATCTTATTACGGATTAACTTTTGTATTTGATGATTTTACCTATCAACCTTTAGCCGCTTTTATATTGAGCTTATGTTTTCTCTTTGAAGGGTGGGGAGGTTTATCCATGACTAAACTGAAAATTGATTTAAAGTTTAAAATCACCTCCATAGTTTATACCATTTCATCTTTAAGCTCAACGATTTTAGGATTAATAATCGCTTATCAAGGATATGGAATCTTTGCTTTAGTTTGGACTTTCCTTTTAAGATATGCTCTTCAATTTACATTATTCTATTTTTTGTGTTCATGGAAACCAAAAGTTGAGAGGACATCTTTAGCATCTTTTTATCCCTACATGAAAACCCGTTCAGCCTCTGTGTTTTTGAACAATTTATTCTCTCAAATAGACATTTTATTAATACAATTTGTAGGAAGCAGCTTAATGTTGGGAAGTTATGTCAAAGCCAAATCCATTCAACAGCAAATAAGTAATTCACTTTTTCAAGTCGTCAATAACTTATTATTACCTTATTTTTCAAAAGGGAATAAAACTCAGTCCTCAAAGATCTTATTCAATAGATCCATTCTAGTCACTTTTTTGATCACTTTTAGCATCGCCTTATTTCTATTTTTTACTTCAGAACATCTGTTTGTTTTCTTTTTTGGAGAGGTGTGGAGAACAAGTGGACAATATTTTGGACTACTCTCATTTTTGATTTGTACTCAAAGTGTCTATCAAATTGCAGAGGTATATTATAACAGTTTAGGCGAGACCAAGTTTACGTTGAGAGTGAATATGTTAGGGAAGGGGTTGTTTCTGGGGTGTTTATTTGTTTTGTATTTCTTTGGAATACTACCATTTATTATTTCAATGATATTAGTAAATATGTTAGCCATTCTAATATTAAAAATAAAACTCTAA
- a CDS encoding GreA/GreB family elongation factor, with the protein MTKSAYITKEGMEGLQQEVQVLWEERKIVTEAVSDAAAMGDRSENAEYIYGKKKLREIDGRLTYLRRRIGNVKVFDQEIDENKAMFSAYVTFKDQTNHMMTLRLVGPDEADIKKQTISIASPIGKALLNKQIGDSVDVVTPAGKKTFTIQKVKY; encoded by the coding sequence ATGACAAAGTCAGCATACATTACAAAAGAAGGAATGGAAGGATTGCAACAAGAAGTGCAAGTCCTTTGGGAAGAAAGAAAAATTGTTACTGAAGCAGTTTCTGATGCAGCCGCTATGGGCGATCGTTCGGAAAATGCCGAATACATATATGGTAAAAAGAAATTAAGAGAAATTGATGGCCGTTTGACTTACCTCAGAAGACGAATTGGTAATGTTAAGGTTTTTGATCAAGAGATTGATGAAAATAAAGCCATGTTCTCGGCTTATGTGACTTTTAAAGATCAAACCAACCACATGATGACCCTTCGTCTTGTTGGACCTGATGAAGCGGATATCAAAAAGCAAACAATTTCTATTGCCTCTCCTATTGGAAAAGCTTTGTTAAATAAACAAATTGGTGATTCTGTAGATGTTGTCACTCCTGCAGGTAAGAAAACTTTCACTATCCAAAAAGTCAAATACTAA
- a CDS encoding CHASE2 domain-containing protein, producing the protein MSKPRKKTDRLIFRMQNNSILMWAISIVHSFVMIIGLMYYMSLVYVMPDEILLIETLSMVKNALLGVEDKPSKDRFLFVNCSWEKDLTVKKDSNDFVIGNVDITNRKSITKFVNQLNQNPDNHEYLLVDVRFYDESEDDSLMQAAFAQSKNTIVSYHKGADGKPHYPVVDVPIGLSDLQVQELNHEETVLLKYHIIQADSLKSTPLLIAERMYGETIEKGWLFNKFRGNYMLDSYILDYPIRPYDIFVKNDYMYIQMHELLNMPPFLIEDYTKDRIIVMGDFEDHDIHKTIYGFMPGPLILTNAFITLERGYNKITIGFFIFIFICFTYISHKALTFRDPVTKFMEKFFNSDHFLMEILQDSLFYLVFFGLMSVISYFLFNIHLTVLILSFYMYGVEQGLLYYKGYIEEKSKGKSKITEKETEGVK; encoded by the coding sequence ATGAGCAAACCAAGAAAAAAAACAGATCGTCTAATCTTTCGAATGCAGAACAATAGCATTTTGATGTGGGCGATTTCTATTGTGCATTCTTTTGTTATGATCATTGGACTGATGTACTATATGTCATTGGTTTATGTGATGCCAGATGAAATTCTTTTGATTGAAACACTTTCTATGGTGAAGAATGCGTTATTGGGTGTGGAAGATAAGCCATCTAAAGATCGTTTTCTTTTTGTGAATTGCTCTTGGGAAAAGGATTTAACAGTAAAAAAGGATTCTAACGATTTTGTGATTGGTAATGTGGATATTACTAATCGTAAATCGATTACTAAATTTGTAAATCAATTGAATCAAAACCCTGATAATCACGAGTATCTTTTGGTCGATGTTCGTTTTTATGATGAATCTGAGGATGATAGTTTGATGCAAGCTGCTTTTGCTCAATCAAAAAATACGATTGTTTCATATCATAAAGGAGCTGATGGTAAACCGCATTATCCTGTTGTAGATGTACCTATAGGTCTATCCGATTTACAAGTACAAGAATTGAATCATGAAGAAACTGTTTTATTAAAGTACCATATTATTCAGGCCGATTCTTTAAAATCAACTCCTCTCCTAATTGCTGAAAGAATGTATGGAGAGACGATTGAAAAAGGTTGGCTATTTAATAAATTCAGAGGTAATTACATGTTGGATAGTTACATCCTGGACTACCCAATCCGACCATATGATATTTTTGTTAAGAATGACTACATGTACATTCAAATGCATGAGTTATTAAACATGCCTCCTTTCTTAATCGAAGATTATACAAAAGACAGAATTATTGTAATGGGAGACTTTGAGGATCATGATATTCATAAAACTATTTATGGGTTTATGCCTGGTCCACTTATCCTTACCAATGCATTTATTACTCTTGAAAGAGGTTATAATAAAATCACCATTGGATTCTTCATCTTTATCTTTATCTGTTTTACCTACATCTCACATAAAGCTTTAACGTTTAGAGATCCTGTGACGAAATTCATGGAGAAGTTCTTCAATTCAGATCACTTCTTGATGGAAATTCTTCAAGATTCACTATTCTATTTAGTCTTCTTTGGATTGATGTCGGTCATCTCCTATTTCCTATTCAATATTCACCTTACTGTATTGATTCTATCCTTCTACATGTACGGGGTGGAACAAGGTTTACTTTATTATAAAGGGTATATTGAAGAGAAATCTAAGGGTAAGTCGAAGATAACGGAGAAGGAAACTGAGGGGGTGAAGTAA